GTCTTCCTGAAAGCAGCTGATTTACTGAGTACAAAATATAGGCCAATGATTCTGGCAACTACAATGAAAGGCCAGGTAAGAAGCAACACtatagcgccctcttgtggtagATActtagtacattgtacagagaAATGATTATGGCAACTGTATAAAAAATCAAGTGCATTCAGGAACCCAGTGCTCACgacattttgaacattttgttctCGAATGAACAATTGTCATAGTTTTTCAAAGGCAGTCCAGGATGATGGAAGGCAGAAGAGTGTGGTGATATCAGTGAACCAAAAACCAAGATGGCAGCTGTGACATTTCACTTCATCAGCCAACATAATTTTTATGTAGGGTTACTTTTGTCTCTTGAATGCACCCCAGGCGAGCGCTAGCAATATAGCACCCTCTTGTGGTATATACTGAGTACATAGTACTGACAAATGATTCTGGAATCGGCAAAAGATTTTATAGAAAtcgcatactgtattatttgtaacaaataactGGTGAAAGCAAGAAATTCTATTGAcgaattacaaatgaaaactggatggtctcaacaaaacttaacTAAAGGGTTTCCAAAAAAGATCAGTGTTGACTTCATTTCCATATTATCTTTTCTTTGACAGGGTAAGAACATCTGGCAAGCTGAAATAGATGCAGCAGCTGAACTTATAGACTTCTACAGATTTAACGCCAAATTTGCACTGGAGGTAGTAAATTACAAACCAATTGACACCCAAGAAAGTATTAATACAATGGAATATAGAGGACTTGAAGGATTTGTGGCTGCAGTTTCACCTTTCAACTTCACTGCTATTGGTGGAAATCTGGCAGGTGCACCTGCTATGATGGTGAGTGCTGATTGGGCAAGAACTAGCTAGGTATACCAAATggtattttgtaattgtttCCATTGGTTACTCATGAATTACTGTTTGTTGATTGTGTATTAAAGTGACATAAAGAGTAGTTCATTTTAAAAGGGTTAGATATGTCAATTATATGAATAGAAAGTAAAAATACGCACAAAGTAAACAAAGCTTAAATATATGGATATAACTTAAAAGCACCAGTACAAATAAGGTACTCTATATAAAATAagttatatagatatatagtcTATTAGAATTATGTTTGTTGATATGCAACCATGttcctgttttttttcttcttttttttatggATTTACTGATCGgtaataaatgtttttgtttttttattctttCAGGGTAATGTAGTGTTATGGAAACCTAGTGATACAGCTATGTTAGCTGGATGGACTATTTACAAGGTTCTGGAGGAAGCTGGCCTACCCAATGGTGTGATTCAGTTTGTACCAGCTGATGGCCCAGTATTTGGTGACACTATTACAAGCTCACCTCATCTTGCAGCCATTAACTTCACTGGAAGTGTCAAGTAAGTATCTCTTGAGTGATATCAGGGGTAAATATGAAATTACTGAGAGAGTGTGATGCCCTCTAGAGGACTGATCTATTCCCCCTCTACCCATTACGGGCAAGTGTAGAGGATAAAAGTCATCAGCAATCTGTCAGCTAGGCAGCCCACGACTCTGGATCTGTGACAGTACTAGCTCTTGTCTACTATGAGAATTAGCATTGTCAAAGATCTAGTGCCATGGACAGGTTTGCTAACGGATTGCAGACAGTTTTTATCCAGAATGCGCTCCAGCACATTACCACTTGTCTTccatttttgtattattattttcgATAATTTTAGCAAAGAAGTAGAGATTGAGGCCAACATAGAGTTGGTCAAGTACAGATTGAGACCAGCATAGAGTTGGGCCATCATAGAGTTGGGCCAGCATAGAGTTGGTCAAAGTAGAGAGATAGGCCAGCATAGAGTTGGACCAGCATCGAGTTGGGCCAGCACAGAGTTGGGCCAGCATAGGGTTGGACCAGCACAGAGTTGGACCAGCACAGAGTTAGGCCAGCATAGGGTTGGGCCAGCACAGAGTTGGGCCAGCATAGGGTTGGACCAGCACAGAGTTAGGCCAGCATAGGGTTGGGCCAGCATAGGGTTGGGCCAGCACAGAGTTGGGCCAGCACAGAGTTGGGCCAGCATAGAGTTGGTCAAGTACAGACAGTACAAGTACTGGAGAGGGTAATTTGTCAGACAGTGAAAGatgaaaatagaacaaaaatgATAGACAGACATTATTTTCCTATTGCAGGACTTTCCAACATCTTTGGAGACAAGTTGGTGAAAATATTCAAAGGTACAGGACGTTTCCAAGGCTTGTAGGAGGTAAGGGTCAAGGGTCATCACTTTGTGTTCTCGTAACATATAGGCATAATCAAAATACACCAATAAGACAAAATTGTAACCATCATATCTTTCTTATTACAGTGACCTTTGCAAAAGTTGGCCAGAAAGTATGTTGTACCTGaaatgaatattgaaacttGAACAGGAAGAGATATAGCTTTGGATTTGGCAGaacagtgacctttgacattgtgTGGAATTCTGGGTAAATCTAAGATGGCACCCAAGAAATATAATGCCAAGTTGTGCAACCTAATGTTGTGATCAGTCCTTCCTTCAGAAAGAAAATTGTAAGACTGAAAATATTTAGTTGTCGTATCAGCgtgaatgtttttgaaatattttcatcataattatGTGTCTGTTGTGTTACTAGAATGTGGTGGTAAGAACTACCATTTCGTGCACTCGTCAGCCGATGCAGAGAGTGTAGTCAATGGTAGTATTAGATCAGCATTTGAATATGGTGGACAGAAATGTTCTGCGTGCTCCAGGGCATACATACCAGACTCACTCTGGCCTACAATCAAAAGTAGACTGCTGGAAGAACACAAGAAAATCAAATTTGGACCAGTAAGTTGAAAGGTTATTGAATATTACTATCTGTAGTGCTTTCATCTCAGTATACGTTTTTATATGACTGGAAGTCAGTCTAATGAAAATTACGACAGATTTGAAGAAAAATGCTTGAGAGTAATATAAGTAAACTTACCAacaattatcatcatcatcactttcttgtaatattaatgttgtgttgtgttataatgttgtgttgtgtcatgttATTATCTGTTTTATTactaccagtgtgccctctaagccaatttgacgtaccattgacacacacaatttctcgtgatgcaccaaaatttggggttcccctatctcttactatgtggtgaccagtgtgccctctaagccaatttgatgtgccattgacgcacacaatttctagtgatgcaccaaaatttgttgttccctatctcttactatgtggtgactcacaagaaatcccagtttttatcattttgacttgcaacaaaatttggctatcattagagggcacactgattacTACCCATAGTCAGACACATTTTAacaagtgattttatttttctctcaGGCTGATGATTTCAGTGTCTTCCTCTCTGCCGTCATAGATGACAAGGTAAGCACCTCAGACACTAAATTTTCTGAGTTTTTGATTTCAATTATTTGTTCACTTCCTATCCAAGCCCTTAATTTTCTCATATTTCCTACAACTCATTGAATTTGGTTTATTTGGAGGATACCGATGATCAATTGGGCCAGAAAtcattcataattatataaatatctgTTCTGAAACAAAGTTTTGTTTGTACTTCCCTAGCAGGTTTACTTAGTGATTGAAATCAACATATTTAATTCATCTCATATACcatccatgtttttttttatcaagaaaTGTGAAATCACAAGATATCGGTCAAAATTGgtattgaaaaatcaatatgaaggattcaaattgagaaaaaaaCTTGTCAACTGTTAATAATTTGTGTTCTTTTGTCATTTAGTCATTTGGCAGAATAAAGGAATACTTGGACTATGCAAAAGGATCACCTAACCTTGATGTCCTGGCTGGCGGTAACTATGACGACAGGTtggtcaaatcaaatcatatatatcatattttttatgactgactatatttaatattttgtaacgCCATGTAATGCATCATTTCATAAGTAATAATCATATATAACAAATTTAGTATCAGagttaataattgtaaaataatcGTGGTTTGTATGTCTGTCCACTTTACAGCAAAGGATACTTTATAGAACCAACGATTATTGAGACCAAAGATCCCAAAGACAAAATTATGCAGGAAGAAATCTTTGGACCCGTCCTGACAGTGTATGTGTATCCAGATAAAGATTATAAAGAAGTACTTCAACTTGTCAATGAAACTTCACCGTTTGCTTTAACTGGAAGTGTCTTTGCTCTGGACCAGTAAGTACAAAGCAAATCTTATTTTGTTCCGTATTAACTTGAAATTCATTGATGGCTTAGCAGTATTTTTGCAGTTGTTGACAGTTCAGCTGTAGTGTTATGAAATGTAAAGATAACCCAAATACAGAGACTGATTTGAGAGGGGtgggatgggggaggggggtttggTAAAACTTTCAAACTGTATTTTTGTACAATAATTtaggtggttggttggttgggaaCCATAGTAACAAAAGGGAAATATAGTAAAATTTGCACAGATTTCCATATGTGACCGTGTACAGTTATTTTGTAGGTAATACAGGTACACATAGATGTAGATAGAGCTGGTAGCCAGCAGAAACAAACAATTACTCTGCAATATTTTGCAAGCTCCTTTTTGAGGAATGTGTTTAAAAATTCATTGGTTCAACCTGTATAGTATTTTCCATCAGTCGGCAGATTCATGGTTTTTTTCCtagatattacaatgtacttttcaAGTGTGACTGGAAACTTGTAAAATTAACTACATCCTTTGTACAATAGCTTGTATTACCTGTTACCTTAATAAATACACTGAAATTTGTGATGACGTTTTTAAAACTGTGGCTTGTGTAATGTTGTAAATAATGACTTAGATGTCGTGATATCTAGAGTTttaacttttgtttttctgtccAATCTACAGGAAAATTGTAGATGAGGCATCCCAAGTTCTTAGACAATCAGCTGGTAATTTCTACATTAATGATAAATCTACTGGGTCAGTTGTTGGTCAACAACCATTTGGTGGTGCTAGAGTATCTGGTAAGTCATttatactgtacttttcatCACTATGACGAAAGACTGTGATTGCTACTCAGTATATCCGAAAAACGCTGCCACATTGAAATACACGACCTACAAAAATTTGATGTGCACCTGATGATGTAGAAATCTTCAAGAATGCACTGAATGCTATCAGCACTAGGGCTCCGTAACACCTTGTTTTAGTATTACAACACACAAATTGACAGGATTTATATACAACAGTTCATGATCATGGCAGCTCTAGACAGATATGTCTAGTGCTTTGTAGGACCTAAATAACTGTTTACGTTTACTAAAACAGTTATTAAACATTGAAGCCTTTACTGTTGCATGTCAGAGGTTTATTGTTTTGTAATCGCCCaaaatttgtcttcattcagcagaGTAGAGACAAAAACTATACCTCACaaatactttcaaaataatagAGTATGTAGTTAAACATTCACTAGCACTGTAGCATTATGGAAAGTAATGATTGTGATTAGAATTCAGGATAGAGTTAACGAGAGAGAAAGTGAAATCGATATGTAGAATGAAAGGGCGCCACCAAGTGTCACAATAAGATATTCTAATCCCTTTTGTTTTTCACATAGGAACCAATGACAAGGCTGGTGGCCCACACTACTGTCTGAAATGGGTGTCCCCTATGTCTGTCAAGGAAACCAAGGTACCACTTACTGGCTGGACATATCCACACATGAAGGAATAGATACTAACTTGAGATGAAATTCTGGGTGGTGTACTAGTAATTTACATTGGATGGGCTCTTCTTGCCGAGATATAATATTCATGTTACAAACAATGGATAATGCCTTTTGAAAAAAAGCAATATAGTTTTTTTGGTTTTCAGTATTGTTACCGGTACTTTTAGCCACTGATTCTTTATCGTGAACATGTACAGAATGTGTACCGTAAAGTAAAATTTGGTGTCTAGAATCAAAACGACTATGGTAAACTGGTGCTGTGAGAAATCGTTTTGTGTCTGGTTTATATGAAGGATTTTATTATATGGAAAATACTGTGTAACGGATGTATGGGTTCATGAAATAAGCATTTTAACCAACTGTCCAACACATAGCAAGTTATTTGTCACCtgattacattgtataaatcaCATGATCATAGCTttcgacctttgacctaattGAGCCGTGTTGTTCATAGTTAACTTATATGTGTGTGCTCTTTATGATTTAAGAATGCAATGTGTCTTTGATTGCAGTATTTCAAAGGAAATGAATTTGACTTTGTGAATGAACTAAAAAAaagttatgcaaatatgccGACAGAAATGTtcattgttttgatgtgttaGCAGAAACTATAACACTGCAGTACTCAGAAACCCATGGACATTGAAATATTCTACTGCCATATTAGGTAATTTTAGGTACATGGTATTCAGTAACTTTATGGTAATCAACAATACCATATAAGGTGATTCTACTTGCATAGTGATCAACATTACCATATAAGGTAATAGTACTGGTATGGTaattttcaatatcatataAGTTAATGATGTAGTACAAGTTATAAGCCACTCTAAATGCAACAAAAATCCACTATTTACAAATAGAAACATGTATATATCCAATGGTCACACCAGGTTGCAGATAAATACTGTGTAGTACTAGTCAGAATTTCTTTGTATGAGAGTTCAGAGTTCATAGGTCAGAGTTcaagttttgatatttgtatgcaatgtatacataaaatgtgtaatttcaGGGAAACCAATGTTGCGTTGCTATTTGAATATTATAGTATGTTTTATAGCATGACAGTATTTTTTATGTACGGAAATCACAAATTCCAGATTCTGTCAATTATAAGGGTGTACCGTATATATCAATACTTCCATTGTGAATTGTGTGAAGTTTACCAAGTTTATTTCATGGGATGTTTCTATGGCTAGGTACTAGTATCCAAACATTACAATACATGAGTTTATGTATGTGGTGCAAGTAGGAGTACATATATCTATTTGCTGTTTTAGTTTGTAATGAAATAAAGCCAGGCAAATACAATTTATGAACAAAgatattttgtcattgtttctacatgtacctgaatgagtgcaagtgtgaatttaatatggggggggggggggggtgaacaaGAGATGGAGACAGTGGTTTGATCACGCATACTGTTACTAATGCAGCAAGTGTGGATTTAATTTGTGGAGGTGTATGAACAAGAGACAGTGGTTTTGATCACCCATCACTGTAGCAATAATTGCCAGTACTAGTAACTTAACCTAAGTATGCCATATAATCAACTTCCTGAAACATTGCGCTACAAAACCATGTCTCCTGTTAAAAACTTAATAGTCCTTcaatgaaagtacatgtagtacacttTATATTccttattttgaaatacaaagtTTATTTAAAGAATGTGGGTTATAAAAATCATTAGATAATTTATTGAGCACCTTAATTGCCCCaagttgatttttaaaaagttggtTATAATTACTTTTTGTGCTTGGATTTGTTTGCAAATGTTGTTACTTGTACATATACAACACTGGCCTTTCTATATCACAATTTAGTCAGATGGGTTAACAGTAAACACCATATCAGACAGGCCACTACCATACCAACCATATACAAAGTGTTGACTTTAGAATACATACACTTCACAATGTTACTATTAATACCTCAGTTGTCTTGCTTGTCATTACCTTATATGGTAATGGTCTAGACTATGAGACCAATGACCTCATCAGGTGACTCTTTAGAAATGTCATTGTTCAGTTCCAGGTACACCATACACCATTCAATCCCATAATTCCCTGTGTGCCAAATATGGTGATACAGTACCCCTTAAGCTGTTGATATTGTGTTGGTTTATACTCGCTGTTCAGTTCACTTGATGTCTGTCTTGTACCATTTGATGCTTTGAAGAAATGATGGTCATTTATTATGAATCAGCTAAGGTGTATGGCTAACAAGTTGTTTAAAAATCTGTAAACACTCAGACCAGTCTTTAGTTATCCAGGGTACTATAGACATAAACAATCATGGCTGCCGCAACTGAATCAGAAATTCTGGATGAAATTGGTGAAGATTTCTTGTGTTGTACAATATGTATGGAGCAATTTAAGGATCCTAAAATTCTACCATGtctgcatacattttgtcaACAATGTTTAGTCACTCTTTTGAAGACGAAAGGGTCCCTGCAATGTCCGTCTTGCTCTACTCCGTGTCCCATACCAACTGGAGGCATACCAAAACTGACAACTAACTTCTTCATGAACAATTGTATTGAAATCTATCACAGACTGAAAGAGTGTTCCAAGGTTGGTCCAATCCAGTGTGAAGGATGCCAAGAGAATACAGCCACTCACAGGTGTGTAGAATGTAAATGTTATCTCTGTAACAGCTGTGTGAAGGTACATAGAAATCTACCATCAACAAAAACCCACCAACTTCTCGCCATTGAAGAATACAAAACAACAGAATCCACAAGACCAACAGTTGTACAAACAGTAGAGTGCTGTAGTATCCACCCTAAGAATGAGATTGAATTCTACTGTGACACTTGCCAGGTATCTGTCTGTACAGCCTGTACTATAGTCAATCATCGTATACCAGAACATGTCCATAGGGACTTGAAAGATGTGGCAGATGAATATCAGAAACAGTTAAAAG
The sequence above is drawn from the Glandiceps talaboti chromosome 21, keGlaTala1.1, whole genome shotgun sequence genome and encodes:
- the LOC144451141 gene encoding delta-1-pyrroline-5-carboxylate dehydrogenase, mitochondrial-like isoform X1, encoding MFAVSLRVLKRAPRLHFRLQAMASLSIKNEPMFNFTKDSPERKQVEEALKSIDGQCEEIPVVIGGERIFTGNCRYQVSPYDHQNKIAKYHLADKDLINKAIDNAMSVRAEWERRPLEERTQVFLKAADLLSTKYRPMILATTMKGQGKNIWQAEIDAAAELIDFYRFNAKFALEVVNYKPIDTQESINTMEYRGLEGFVAAVSPFNFTAIGGNLAGAPAMMGNVVLWKPSDTAMLAGWTIYKVLEEAGLPNGVIQFVPADGPVFGDTITSSPHLAAINFTGSVKTFQHLWRQVGENIQRYRTFPRLVGECGGKNYHFVHSSADAESVVNGSIRSAFEYGGQKCSACSRAYIPDSLWPTIKSRLLEEHKKIKFGPADDFSVFLSAVIDDKSFGRIKEYLDYAKGSPNLDVLAGGNYDDSKGYFIEPTIIETKDPKDKIMQEEIFGPVLTVYVYPDKDYKEVLQLVNETSPFALTGSVFALDQKIVDEASQVLRQSAGNFYINDKSTGSVVGQQPFGGARVSGTNDKAGGPHYCLKWVSPMSVKETKVPLTGWTYPHMKE
- the LOC144451141 gene encoding delta-1-pyrroline-5-carboxylate dehydrogenase, mitochondrial-like isoform X2; translation: MASLSIKNEPMFNFTKDSPERKQVEEALKSIDGQCEEIPVVIGGERIFTGNCRYQVSPYDHQNKIAKYHLADKDLINKAIDNAMSVRAEWERRPLEERTQVFLKAADLLSTKYRPMILATTMKGQGKNIWQAEIDAAAELIDFYRFNAKFALEVVNYKPIDTQESINTMEYRGLEGFVAAVSPFNFTAIGGNLAGAPAMMGNVVLWKPSDTAMLAGWTIYKVLEEAGLPNGVIQFVPADGPVFGDTITSSPHLAAINFTGSVKTFQHLWRQVGENIQRYRTFPRLVGECGGKNYHFVHSSADAESVVNGSIRSAFEYGGQKCSACSRAYIPDSLWPTIKSRLLEEHKKIKFGPADDFSVFLSAVIDDKSFGRIKEYLDYAKGSPNLDVLAGGNYDDSKGYFIEPTIIETKDPKDKIMQEEIFGPVLTVYVYPDKDYKEVLQLVNETSPFALTGSVFALDQKIVDEASQVLRQSAGNFYINDKSTGSVVGQQPFGGARVSGTNDKAGGPHYCLKWVSPMSVKETKVPLTGWTYPHMKE